A genome region from Streptomyces sp. S4.7 includes the following:
- a CDS encoding acyl-CoA dehydrogenase family protein, translated as MSGYFTTEFHERLRAQVRAFAEAEVRPRIPEMEASKAVQHELSQLIAWQGWLGVTIDPAYGGMGAGHVAKTVIIEELSRVSGAMGAMVQASQLGVAKIIHFGSDYQKKTWLPEIAAGGCLPTIAVTEAGSGGHVLGMEATAHRDGDDYILNGAKVFVGNSHVGDLHGVVVRTGPGSKGLSAFLVEADRPGFSLAPHRPAMGLHGFSFGELIFDNCRVPASNLLGNEGDGLPVAYSSSILYGRANLTAVALGIHRAILEETVAFATARQRYGAPLAELPTIKQKLGKMQSAFMTARLTAYHAVHLLDQGLPCDAELMNAKLVNVESAMDSARAAMEVHAAIGLSTDRPIERYTRDAFHIFAPAGTSDVQLQRLAETALGTSKGDWSRRLAAHAGAGAAAVVG; from the coding sequence ATGAGTGGCTATTTCACCACGGAATTCCATGAACGTCTCCGGGCACAGGTCCGGGCGTTCGCGGAGGCCGAAGTCCGGCCCCGAATACCCGAGATGGAGGCGTCCAAGGCCGTCCAGCACGAGCTGTCACAGCTCATCGCCTGGCAGGGCTGGCTGGGCGTCACCATCGATCCCGCGTACGGCGGCATGGGCGCCGGTCATGTCGCGAAGACCGTCATCATCGAGGAACTGTCGCGCGTCAGCGGAGCGATGGGCGCCATGGTGCAGGCGTCCCAGCTCGGCGTGGCGAAGATCATCCACTTCGGCAGCGACTACCAGAAGAAGACCTGGCTCCCGGAGATCGCGGCCGGCGGCTGTCTGCCGACCATCGCCGTGACCGAGGCCGGGTCCGGCGGTCATGTGCTGGGCATGGAGGCGACGGCCCACCGCGACGGTGACGACTACATCCTCAACGGCGCCAAGGTGTTCGTCGGCAACTCGCACGTCGGCGATCTGCACGGTGTCGTGGTGCGCACAGGGCCGGGCAGCAAGGGCCTCTCCGCCTTCCTGGTGGAGGCGGACCGCCCCGGCTTCTCCCTGGCCCCGCACCGGCCCGCCATGGGCCTCCACGGCTTCTCGTTCGGCGAGCTGATCTTCGACAACTGCCGGGTGCCCGCGTCCAATCTGCTGGGCAACGAGGGCGACGGGCTGCCCGTCGCGTACTCGTCGAGCATCCTCTACGGCCGGGCCAACCTCACCGCGGTCGCGCTGGGCATCCACCGGGCGATCCTGGAGGAGACGGTCGCGTTCGCGACGGCACGCCAGCGCTACGGCGCCCCGCTCGCCGAACTCCCCACGATCAAGCAGAAGCTGGGGAAGATGCAGTCGGCGTTCATGACGGCGCGGCTGACGGCGTACCACGCGGTGCACCTGCTCGACCAAGGGCTGCCGTGCGACGCCGAGTTGATGAACGCCAAGCTGGTGAACGTCGAGTCGGCGATGGACTCCGCCCGCGCCGCCATGGAGGTCCACGCGGCCATCGGCCTCTCGACGGACCGCCCCATCGAGCGCTACACGCGCGACGCGTTCCACATCTTCGCGCCCGCCGGCACCTCCGACGTCCAGCTCCAGCGGCTGGCGGAGACGGCGCTCGGCACCTCGAAGGGTGACTGGTCACGACGACTGGCCGCCCACGCGGGTGCGGGAGCGGCTGCCGTCGTCGGCTGA
- a CDS encoding PP2C family protein-serine/threonine phosphatase translates to MEKGRSEGRRVAVDLSEGFGERLLGQLLDRAHEMPPQLMAPLVAEEVRRIGGRDVSILLQCYEQLELVPLPGRGLTVGEALPIDGSLAGEVFLRKTTAEEVLGDGVRLYLPLLDGSDEVGVMALTLDTVDDNDRRLLRRLAGLVADMVVTKGAYTDQFFQTRRRHPMSLAAEIQWSLLPPMSMTTPQVSVAGILEPAYAVAGDSLDYALNDDVLHMAIIDAMGHGLNASVLATVAVGAYRHARRADVDLAELYAFMDKAIDEQFGPDQFVTAQMMRLDVGTGRLYWVNAGHPAALLIRGHRVVQVLEHPGTLPLGFGGAEPLTFSIDLQRGDRVMFYTDGLVEEHREGQEQFGEDRMIDIIEHVSPTVRSVQHMARNLSHALKRERGGTTSDDATIFLVEWHGGTADHLAVVDL, encoded by the coding sequence ATGGAGAAGGGCCGGTCGGAGGGCCGCAGAGTCGCGGTGGACCTGTCGGAGGGATTCGGAGAGCGGCTGCTGGGTCAGCTGCTGGACCGGGCTCACGAGATGCCGCCACAGCTCATGGCTCCGCTGGTGGCCGAGGAAGTACGCCGGATCGGTGGCCGGGACGTGTCGATCCTGCTCCAGTGCTACGAGCAGCTCGAATTGGTCCCGCTGCCGGGAAGAGGGCTCACCGTCGGGGAGGCGCTGCCGATCGACGGTTCTCTCGCGGGGGAGGTCTTTCTGCGCAAGACCACGGCCGAGGAGGTGCTGGGCGACGGCGTACGGCTGTATCTCCCGCTGCTGGACGGCAGCGACGAGGTCGGGGTGATGGCGCTCACCCTGGACACGGTCGATGACAACGACCGGCGGCTGCTGCGGCGGCTGGCCGGACTGGTCGCCGACATGGTGGTGACCAAGGGTGCCTACACGGATCAGTTCTTCCAGACCCGGCGGCGCCATCCGATGAGTCTGGCCGCGGAGATCCAGTGGTCCCTGCTGCCGCCGATGTCGATGACCACCCCACAGGTCTCTGTCGCGGGGATCCTGGAGCCGGCCTACGCCGTTGCCGGTGACAGTCTGGACTACGCCCTCAACGACGACGTCCTGCACATGGCCATCATCGACGCGATGGGCCACGGTCTGAACGCGTCCGTGCTGGCGACCGTGGCCGTGGGTGCCTACCGGCACGCCCGACGCGCCGATGTCGACCTCGCCGAGCTGTACGCCTTCATGGACAAGGCCATTGACGAGCAGTTCGGCCCGGACCAGTTCGTCACCGCGCAGATGATGCGCCTGGACGTCGGGACGGGCAGGCTGTACTGGGTCAACGCCGGCCACCCGGCGGCACTGCTCATCCGGGGCCACCGGGTCGTGCAAGTCCTGGAGCACCCGGGCACGCTGCCGCTCGGTTTCGGCGGTGCCGAACCCCTGACCTTCTCCATCGACCTTCAGCGGGGCGACCGGGTGATGTTCTACACCGACGGTCTCGTCGAGGAACACCGCGAGGGTCAGGAGCAGTTCGGCGAGGACCGCATGATCGACATCATCGAGCATGTCAGCCCGACCGTACGGAGCGTGCAGCACATGGCCCGGAACCTGTCCCACGCGCTCAAACGAGAGAGGGGCGGGACCACCAGCGACGACGCGACGATCTTCCTCGTCGAATGGCACGGCGGCACCGCCGACCACCTCGCCGTCGTGGACCTCTAG
- a CDS encoding VOC family protein: protein MTSRVRHVTIDCADAYRLATFWADVLGAKVSDEDEPGDDEALVAADGITLLFVEVPEGKAAKNRIHVDLEPQDRTREEEIERLLSLGATLVSDHRRPDGLGWATLTDIEGNEFCVERGKGERAAAAAL, encoded by the coding sequence ATGACTTCTCGCGTACGACACGTGACCATCGACTGCGCCGACGCCTACCGGCTCGCCACCTTCTGGGCGGACGTGCTCGGCGCCAAGGTGTCCGACGAAGACGAACCCGGCGACGACGAGGCACTGGTGGCCGCCGACGGCATCACGCTGCTCTTCGTGGAGGTCCCGGAGGGCAAGGCGGCGAAGAACCGCATCCACGTGGACCTCGAACCCCAGGACCGCACCCGAGAGGAGGAGATCGAACGCCTCCTGTCCCTGGGCGCCACCCTGGTCTCGGACCACCGCCGCCCGGACGGCCTCGGCTGGGCGACGCTGACGGACATCGAGGGCAACGAGTTCTGCGTCGAACGCGGCAAGGGGGAACGGGCGGCGGCTGCCGCGCTTTAG
- a CDS encoding CapA family protein — translation MRPHRHTSDRGLRLPGSSAALVLALLATTAAGCSVVGGGSDDTAPKGDPAFTVAAAGDILIHPQLTEQAYRDAGVTQVPEAVGRKVGAGVPDPDFGKIMAGVKPVISKADLAICHFEPVVAGPKGPFRSFPDFLVPPQITTAIKKTGYDTCSTASNHTLDDGPQGVTRTLDALDAAGLKHTGSARSAAEGAKPLIVDVKGVRVAQLSYAFGFNGREIPADKPWLANENSFDAIAAAEKAARGAGAEAVILSIHWGREHHPDPSASQLKLGRRIAKETGIDLVIGHHAHVVQPMEKVDGTWIAYGLGNQLARHDVPSGLTEEGAIGWFEFREKPGGGWDVEAWYAPTFVTIPPEEGEESEADGADGAGVEQSTDGGKGTKGAAKDHRLLDIAGALRADKDLSAEERAQYRLAFERTRGTMLNRGAAGDGLRPLSELPD, via the coding sequence GTGAGACCACACCGACACACCTCCGACCGGGGCCTCCGCCTGCCCGGAAGCAGCGCCGCACTCGTGCTCGCGCTCCTCGCGACGACCGCCGCGGGCTGTTCCGTCGTCGGCGGCGGGAGCGACGACACGGCGCCCAAGGGCGATCCCGCGTTCACCGTCGCCGCCGCGGGCGACATCCTCATCCACCCGCAGCTGACCGAGCAGGCGTACCGGGACGCCGGTGTCACACAGGTCCCCGAGGCGGTCGGCAGGAAGGTCGGCGCCGGTGTCCCGGATCCGGACTTCGGCAAGATCATGGCCGGGGTCAAGCCCGTCATCAGCAAGGCCGACCTGGCGATCTGTCACTTCGAGCCGGTGGTCGCCGGGCCGAAGGGCCCCTTCCGCAGCTTCCCCGACTTCCTGGTGCCGCCGCAGATCACCACCGCGATCAAGAAGACCGGATACGACACCTGCTCGACCGCGTCCAACCACACGCTGGACGACGGCCCCCAGGGCGTCACCCGCACCCTCGACGCCCTGGACGCGGCCGGGCTGAAGCACACCGGTTCCGCGCGCAGCGCCGCCGAGGGCGCCAAGCCGCTGATCGTGGACGTGAAGGGCGTACGGGTGGCGCAGCTGTCGTACGCCTTCGGGTTCAACGGCCGCGAGATACCGGCCGACAAGCCCTGGCTCGCCAACGAGAACTCGTTCGACGCCATCGCCGCCGCCGAGAAGGCCGCCCGCGGAGCGGGCGCGGAGGCGGTGATCCTCAGCATCCACTGGGGGCGCGAGCACCATCCCGACCCCAGTGCCTCGCAGCTCAAACTGGGCCGGCGGATCGCGAAGGAGACCGGGATCGACCTGGTCATCGGTCACCACGCGCATGTGGTGCAGCCGATGGAGAAGGTGGACGGCACCTGGATCGCGTACGGCCTCGGCAACCAGCTCGCCCGGCACGACGTGCCGTCCGGGCTGACCGAGGAAGGCGCCATCGGCTGGTTCGAGTTCCGTGAGAAGCCGGGCGGCGGCTGGGACGTGGAGGCGTGGTACGCACCGACGTTCGTCACGATCCCGCCCGAGGAGGGCGAGGAGAGCGAGGCGGACGGCGCGGACGGCGCGGGCGTCGAGCAGTCCACCGACGGCGGCAAGGGCACGAAGGGCGCGGCGAAGGACCACCGGCTGCTGGACATCGCGGGCGCGCTGCGCGCGGACAAGGATCTGTCGGCGGAGGAGCGTGCCCAGTACCGGCTCGCCTTCGAACGCACCCGGGGCACGATGCTCAACCGGGGCGCCGCGGGTGACGGTCTGCGTCCGCTGAGCGAGCTGCCCGACTGA
- a CDS encoding HAMP domain-containing protein: MAASPAKRRHKVRRRADMSLLGGIRPPIAILSALLLCLAGITALGFGRAGEESVPKAVMTSQQHFAEDGAVAMRASIDESAADLARTAALFNAGDPAQPDAVVDKIGSVYQKWVGTAVVEISSGKMLAARGENVPVAAIDTAKLSEKDGLSPRMVRLANGETRLLSLQLLSWEGQPQQLLIASSSLRFPGISLGKFRSIAVIDSTGRILSSDGIPESEQVLTEDQRTGVKRSKKQLKAFAEVAAERAEEHPLKANVPGEGGYTGVSGSLRGATFQGDRAVAGYAALTGPEPGKGTVATSLGLTVVAMVDVAEDPTRVTDPLFGLLAAGALLLIGALGVGVLFGTVQRPLLRLFLESRRLTRGDLTRPVRVPRHGEAARIGQSLERLRRQLLGERAESDTAGAGRRGRIGARALLLVCGVLLLLWSGPMLLLVNRADATAVVPEQITNDQRERTDTLSDRVRRSLNEGHADLVSVAGLLGEHTSPEDMTKVLDRTRNEHARYRSLYVRAADGTILARSGESPRLSDEPRDGEGDGGRNAGQDGGKDGRPFADDITVLNDSGTEPVIAGYAELSGRDGSTVVGEFRIDFINSLLKRPGLGEIRVIDAERRVLGGNSGYLAFEDLPSARLDELAAGTGQKTGMSARAGAVVYRDGGGVQVAGAAPFVGGGAAKSLNWMVVSWQPAAGLAIPEYNLQNRTVLAGLLGITAAAACLGWLYIVVVRPLREVAEQAESLAGGDRRTVLYPRHHDEVGAIARALELLRQQVLEQRKRDGAGATTAPVTVPAQAPAHTPAGRN, encoded by the coding sequence ATGGCCGCTTCGCCCGCGAAGCGACGGCACAAGGTCCGCCGACGGGCCGACATGTCCCTCCTGGGCGGTATCCGCCCACCCATCGCGATCCTGTCCGCGCTGCTGCTGTGCCTCGCCGGAATCACCGCCCTCGGCTTCGGCCGCGCGGGCGAGGAATCCGTGCCGAAGGCCGTCATGACCTCGCAGCAGCACTTCGCGGAGGACGGCGCGGTGGCGATGCGCGCCTCCATCGACGAGAGCGCAGCGGACCTGGCGAGAACCGCCGCGCTGTTCAACGCGGGAGACCCGGCTCAGCCGGACGCCGTCGTCGACAAGATCGGCAGCGTCTACCAGAAGTGGGTGGGCACCGCCGTCGTCGAGATCTCCTCGGGCAAGATGCTCGCGGCCCGTGGCGAGAACGTTCCCGTCGCCGCCATCGACACCGCCAAGCTCTCCGAGAAGGACGGGCTCAGCCCCCGTATGGTCCGCCTGGCCAACGGCGAGACCCGGCTGCTCTCCTTGCAGCTGCTGTCCTGGGAAGGACAGCCCCAGCAACTCCTCATCGCCTCCAGCAGCCTGCGCTTCCCCGGCATAAGCCTCGGCAAGTTCCGCTCCATCGCGGTCATCGACAGCACCGGGCGCATCCTCAGCAGTGACGGCATCCCGGAGAGCGAGCAGGTCCTCACCGAGGACCAGCGCACCGGCGTCAAGCGGTCCAAGAAGCAGCTGAAGGCGTTCGCCGAGGTCGCGGCCGAGCGGGCCGAGGAGCACCCCCTCAAGGCCAACGTGCCCGGCGAGGGCGGCTACACGGGCGTCAGCGGCAGCCTGCGCGGCGCCACCTTCCAGGGTGACCGCGCCGTCGCCGGTTACGCGGCCCTCACCGGCCCGGAGCCCGGCAAGGGCACCGTCGCCACCTCGCTCGGACTGACCGTCGTCGCCATGGTGGACGTGGCCGAGGACCCGACGCGCGTCACCGACCCGCTGTTCGGACTGCTGGCCGCCGGCGCGCTGCTGCTGATCGGCGCACTCGGCGTCGGCGTCCTGTTCGGTACGGTCCAGCGCCCGCTGCTGCGGCTGTTCCTGGAGAGCCGCCGGCTCACCCGCGGCGATCTGACCCGGCCGGTCCGGGTGCCCCGCCACGGCGAGGCCGCCCGGATCGGGCAGTCGCTGGAGCGGCTGCGCCGCCAGCTCCTCGGCGAGCGCGCCGAATCGGACACGGCCGGGGCCGGCCGCCGGGGCCGGATCGGGGCCCGCGCCCTGCTCCTCGTCTGCGGCGTCCTGCTGCTCCTCTGGTCCGGCCCGATGCTGCTCCTGGTGAACCGGGCCGATGCCACCGCCGTCGTACCGGAACAGATCACCAACGACCAGCGCGAGCGCACCGACACACTCTCCGACCGGGTGCGCCGCTCGCTCAACGAGGGCCACGCGGACCTGGTGTCCGTCGCCGGTCTGCTCGGCGAGCACACCTCGCCCGAGGACATGACGAAGGTCCTCGACCGCACCCGTAACGAGCACGCGCGCTACCGCTCGCTGTACGTACGCGCCGCGGACGGCACGATCCTGGCCCGCTCGGGCGAGTCCCCCCGGCTGTCCGACGAGCCGCGGGACGGTGAGGGCGACGGCGGGAGGAACGCCGGGCAGGACGGTGGCAAGGACGGCAGGCCGTTCGCCGACGACATCACCGTCCTCAACGACTCCGGTACGGAACCCGTCATCGCCGGCTACGCCGAGCTGTCCGGACGCGACGGCAGCACGGTCGTCGGTGAGTTCCGTATCGACTTCATCAACTCCCTCCTCAAGCGGCCGGGCCTCGGCGAGATCCGGGTCATCGACGCCGAAAGGCGTGTGCTCGGCGGCAACTCGGGCTATCTGGCCTTCGAGGACCTGCCCTCGGCACGGCTGGACGAACTGGCCGCCGGTACCGGTCAGAAGACCGGTATGAGCGCCCGCGCGGGCGCAGTCGTCTACCGCGACGGAGGCGGCGTGCAGGTCGCGGGCGCCGCGCCGTTCGTCGGCGGCGGAGCGGCCAAGTCGCTCAACTGGATGGTGGTCAGCTGGCAGCCGGCCGCCGGGCTCGCGATCCCCGAGTACAACCTCCAGAACCGCACCGTCCTGGCCGGTCTCCTCGGCATCACCGCAGCCGCCGCGTGTCTGGGCTGGCTGTACATCGTCGTCGTACGGCCGCTGCGCGAGGTCGCGGAGCAGGCCGAGTCACTGGCGGGCGGCGACCGCCGCACCGTGCTCTACCCACGCCACCACGACGAGGTCGGCGCCATCGCCCGCGCCCTGGAACTGCTGCGCCAGCAGGTGCTCGAACAGCGCAAGCGGGACGGCGCGGGGGCGACGACGGCCCCGGTCACCGTCCCCGCCCAGGCACCGGCCCACACACCCGCCGGAAGGAACTGA
- the pgsB gene encoding poly-gamma-glutamate synthase PgsB: protein MLFLYTVLMVCCAFLLVAGVVEQRRHFTNLNRIPTRVLVNGIRGKSSITRLCAGALRGGDLITVAKTTGTAARFIHPDATEEPVYRKFGIANVVEQIGIVRRAASYNPDALVIECMAVMPALQEINQSKLIRSTIGVLCNVREDHLAEMGPTLDDVARSLSRSMPEDGICVTAEKDRFDILQEEADARNCQLIYADPETVSDEELRGFSWFTFKENVSIALKVAELLGVERETALQGMYDAPPDPGVLSVERYVTPDGKRLRFANVFAANDPESTLMNINQLLDLGAIHRPLNVVVNCRPDRVERNGQMGEIVPDLQPDQVFVIGHPAKSAIDAIPAQWRSRAVDLGGDKRDPQEFMRELLSWLGPDSSLVAIGNIHGQGELLLEQLAELPADETPDPEQDAVPAAVTAPAPATQATPAPVPAPAPASASTAVAVPDPAGDPAATAALPVVVPDQTPRRAIEPATELVARLTARPLAQASPNPPAAAAHPRHEETLTLHRYSPYIDPYQPYPEAYEQRYQHQQPARTRGPFEPVRMPVDPADDSVPPPPSEPDPGQQSRYGRTPHPPQSPGEPR, encoded by the coding sequence GTGCTCTTCCTCTACACCGTACTGATGGTGTGCTGCGCTTTCCTGCTGGTCGCGGGCGTCGTCGAGCAGCGCCGCCACTTCACCAACCTGAACCGCATCCCCACCCGCGTGCTGGTCAACGGCATCCGCGGCAAGTCCTCCATCACCCGGCTCTGCGCGGGCGCGCTGCGCGGCGGCGATCTGATCACCGTCGCGAAGACCACCGGCACGGCCGCCCGCTTCATCCACCCGGACGCCACCGAGGAGCCGGTCTACCGGAAGTTCGGCATCGCCAACGTGGTGGAGCAGATCGGGATCGTACGGCGCGCGGCGTCGTACAACCCGGACGCGCTGGTCATCGAGTGCATGGCCGTCATGCCGGCGCTCCAGGAGATCAACCAGTCCAAGCTGATCCGCTCCACGATCGGCGTGCTGTGCAACGTCCGTGAGGACCATCTGGCCGAGATGGGGCCGACGCTGGACGACGTGGCGCGCTCGCTGTCGCGCTCGATGCCGGAGGACGGCATCTGCGTCACGGCGGAGAAGGATCGTTTCGACATCCTCCAGGAGGAGGCGGACGCGCGGAACTGCCAGTTGATCTACGCCGATCCGGAGACCGTCAGCGACGAGGAGCTGCGCGGCTTCAGCTGGTTCACCTTCAAGGAGAACGTGTCCATCGCGCTGAAGGTCGCCGAACTGCTGGGCGTGGAGCGCGAGACGGCGCTCCAGGGCATGTACGACGCCCCGCCGGACCCGGGAGTCCTGTCGGTCGAGCGGTACGTCACGCCGGACGGCAAGCGGCTGCGGTTCGCGAACGTCTTCGCGGCGAACGACCCCGAGTCGACGCTGATGAACATCAACCAGCTCCTCGACCTGGGCGCGATCCACCGCCCGCTGAACGTGGTCGTCAACTGCCGTCCCGACCGCGTCGAGCGCAACGGCCAGATGGGCGAGATCGTCCCCGACCTCCAGCCGGACCAGGTCTTCGTCATCGGCCACCCGGCCAAGAGCGCGATCGACGCGATCCCGGCGCAGTGGCGCTCGCGCGCGGTGGACCTGGGCGGTGACAAGCGCGATCCGCAGGAGTTCATGCGGGAGCTGCTGTCGTGGCTCGGGCCGGACTCCTCGCTGGTCGCGATCGGCAACATTCACGGTCAGGGCGAGCTGCTGCTGGAGCAGCTCGCCGAACTGCCGGCGGACGAGACCCCGGACCCGGAGCAGGACGCGGTCCCGGCCGCCGTGACGGCTCCCGCGCCGGCCACCCAGGCCACCCCGGCTCCCGTTCCGGCTCCCGCGCCGGCTTCCGCTTCGACGGCTGTCGCGGTGCCCGACCCGGCCGGTGACCCGGCGGCGACGGCGGCGCTCCCGGTGGTCGTACCGGACCAGACCCCCCGGCGGGCGATCGAGCCGGCCACCGAACTGGTGGCCCGGCTGACCGCCCGGCCGCTCGCGCAGGCGTCCCCCAACCCGCCGGCCGCCGCGGCGCACCCGCGCCACGAGGAGACGCTGACGCTCCACCGCTACTCGCCGTACATCGACCCGTACCAGCCCTACCCCGAGGCGTACGAGCAGCGCTACCAGCACCAGCAGCCCGCCCGGACCCGCGGCCCCTTCGAGCCCGTACGGATGCCGGTCGATCCCGCGGACGACTCCGTGCCCCCGCCTCCGTCCGAGCCCGACCCCGGACAGCAGTCCCGGTACGGCCGCACCCCGCACCCCCCGCAGAGTCCTGGAGAACCCCGTTGA
- a CDS encoding poly-gamma-glutamate biosynthesis protein PgsC/CapC, protein MIPAVLTPEIAAIGIGLGLMFSLICYLTTNLSPGGMITPGWLALTLVEDLQRAAMVVGVTVLTYVSTLLVQRFVILYGKRLFSAVVLIGVLLQATVMLVLSLEFPLLYANQTLGFIVPGLIAYQLVRQPKGATILATGTVTLMAYVVLTAGILLGALPTT, encoded by the coding sequence TTGATCCCCGCAGTTCTCACGCCCGAGATCGCCGCCATAGGTATCGGCCTGGGCCTGATGTTCTCCCTGATCTGCTACCTGACGACCAACCTCTCCCCCGGCGGCATGATCACCCCCGGCTGGCTGGCGCTGACCCTCGTCGAGGACCTCCAGCGCGCCGCCATGGTCGTCGGCGTGACTGTCCTGACGTACGTGAGCACGCTCCTCGTCCAGCGCTTCGTGATCCTCTACGGCAAGCGGCTGTTCTCCGCGGTCGTCCTCATCGGCGTGCTCCTCCAGGCGACGGTGATGCTCGTGCTGTCGCTGGAGTTCCCGCTGCTGTACGCGAACCAGACGCTCGGCTTCATCGTGCCCGGCCTGATCGCCTACCAGCTCGTCCGCCAGCCGAAGGGCGCGACCATACTCGCCACAGGCACGGTCACGCTCATGGCCTACGTCGTCCTCACCGCCGGCATCCTGCTCGGCGCCCTGCCCACCACATGA
- a CDS encoding NlpC/P60 family protein, with the protein MSAKSKKRGGRRVLHAVTVIALLAGSAYLTVELRKDEQAKAPAVQAITDTPDLTSAGDAESGEQKWERLKNPARSVLRSGSGAVLATFTDGARTATLTGPSRTFAEPTSTKSRVVTENWVRLMPEPWIKDGQREKWFKDWFEEFFGSEEDDLFAYSFQYVEGAPVKEDGEGTPYAGDADFGPINPEGSEGADYRLEQSDFYDYLGIPYTFRDGTTIQPEQKRYRSIDCSGFIRTVFGYRGRFPLMADDKSGDGLPRTANGMARSKAGTDVIKLSGGSPPYERPKSISVLQPGDLVFFKLDARTKERLDHVGMYMGVDTDGHQVFVSSREEVNGPTIGDKGGTSRLDGNGYYAKTLRSAKRL; encoded by the coding sequence ATGAGTGCCAAGTCCAAAAAACGTGGTGGCCGCCGTGTCCTGCACGCGGTGACCGTCATCGCGCTGCTCGCCGGCAGCGCGTACCTCACCGTCGAACTCCGCAAGGACGAGCAGGCGAAGGCGCCCGCCGTCCAGGCGATCACGGACACCCCGGACCTGACGTCCGCGGGGGACGCGGAGTCCGGCGAGCAGAAGTGGGAGCGGCTGAAGAACCCCGCCCGCTCCGTGCTGCGCTCCGGGAGCGGTGCCGTGCTGGCCACCTTCACCGACGGCGCGCGGACCGCGACCCTGACGGGGCCGAGCCGTACGTTCGCCGAACCGACGAGCACCAAGTCGCGGGTGGTGACGGAGAACTGGGTGCGGCTGATGCCCGAGCCGTGGATCAAGGACGGGCAGAGGGAGAAGTGGTTCAAGGACTGGTTCGAGGAGTTCTTCGGCAGCGAGGAGGACGATCTGTTCGCGTACTCCTTCCAGTACGTCGAGGGCGCCCCGGTCAAGGAGGACGGCGAGGGCACCCCGTACGCGGGTGACGCCGACTTCGGCCCGATCAACCCCGAAGGCAGCGAGGGCGCGGACTACCGGCTCGAACAGTCGGACTTCTACGACTACCTGGGCATCCCGTACACCTTCCGCGACGGCACCACCATCCAGCCGGAGCAGAAGCGCTACCGGTCCATCGACTGCTCGGGCTTCATCAGGACGGTCTTCGGCTACCGGGGCCGGTTCCCGCTGATGGCCGACGACAAGAGCGGTGACGGCCTGCCGCGCACGGCGAACGGGATGGCCCGCTCGAAGGCCGGCACGGACGTCATCAAGCTGTCGGGCGGCTCGCCGCCGTACGAGCGGCCGAAGTCGATCAGCGTCCTCCAGCCGGGCGACCTGGTCTTCTTCAAGCTCGACGCGCGGACCAAGGAGCGGCTGGACCACGTCGGTATGTACATGGGCGTGGACACCGACGGCCACCAGGTCTTCGTCTCCAGCCGGGAGGAGGTCAACGGCCCGACGATCGGCGACAAGGGCGGTACGTCGCGGCTGGACGGCAACGGTTACTACGCGAAGACGCTGCGCAGCGCGAAGCGGCTCTGA
- a CDS encoding carbohydrate ABC transporter permease codes for MSASVTPAAAPVKAAKGVVLTLCCLLVILPFLAVVSTSLADQQQVTEAGGYVLWPDHPDLDAYRALFDGDVVTRAVLVSIVITLVGTTLSLGCTTLLAYGLSRPGSFASKPILMLVLFSLLFSPGIIPMYLTVKQLGLLDSYWSLILPTLINAFNVIVMRAFFLELPQELLDSAKIDGAGELTILARIVLPLSKAIIAVIGLFYAVGYWNSFFSALLYITDNAKYPLSLVLRTYVVNNATIGTGDAGTALPQQSLQMAMLVVSILPILFVYPFLQKHFAKGIMIGAVKG; via the coding sequence ATGAGCGCATCGGTGACGCCGGCCGCAGCGCCGGTCAAGGCCGCGAAGGGCGTCGTACTGACGCTCTGCTGTCTGCTGGTGATCCTGCCGTTCCTGGCAGTGGTCTCCACCAGCCTCGCCGACCAGCAGCAGGTGACCGAGGCCGGTGGTTACGTCCTGTGGCCGGACCACCCCGATCTCGACGCGTACCGGGCACTGTTCGACGGCGACGTGGTCACCCGCGCGGTGCTCGTCTCCATCGTCATCACGCTCGTCGGCACGACGCTGTCCCTGGGGTGCACGACGTTGCTCGCCTACGGACTGTCCCGGCCCGGCAGCTTCGCGAGCAAGCCGATCCTGATGCTGGTGCTGTTCAGCCTGCTGTTCTCGCCGGGCATCATCCCGATGTACCTGACCGTCAAGCAGCTGGGACTGCTCGACAGCTACTGGTCGCTCATCCTGCCGACGCTCATCAACGCCTTCAACGTGATCGTGATGCGTGCGTTCTTCCTCGAACTGCCGCAGGAACTCCTCGACTCGGCGAAGATCGACGGTGCCGGGGAACTGACCATCCTCGCCCGGATCGTGCTCCCGCTGTCCAAGGCGATCATCGCGGTGATCGGACTCTTCTACGCGGTGGGGTACTGGAACAGCTTCTTCTCGGCCCTGCTGTACATCACCGACAACGCGAAGTACCCGCTGTCCCTGGTGCTGCGCACCTACGTCGTCAACAACGCCACGATAGGCACCGGCGACGCGGGCACGGCCCTGCCGCAGCAGTCGCTGCAGATGGCGATGCTCGTGGTGAGCATCCTGCCGATCCTGTTCGTCTATCCGTTCCTTCAGAAGCACTTCGCCAAGGGCATCATGATCGGCGCCGTGAAGGGATAG